One genomic region from Conexibacter woesei DSM 14684 encodes:
- a CDS encoding ferritin-like domain-containing protein, with protein MVSIRLGSAPTKVTRTALLQRAAAGAGAAAGVTVAVLGLPRLAASAPAPSAQQDREILQLALLLEHVQEGFYAEALARLPLQGELRQFARVVHGHEQAHIDAIEAALGGAGRPAPALDLEQATADVDSFRATAAVLEDLVVGAYNGQATNLTPAALGDVARIASVEARHAGWARAIAGEVPAPDAVDPLPDDERVRAELERTGLLKDSP; from the coding sequence GTGGTCTCGATCAGGCTCGGTTCCGCACCGACGAAGGTCACACGCACCGCGCTCCTGCAGCGTGCGGCGGCCGGTGCCGGCGCGGCGGCCGGCGTCACGGTCGCGGTGCTCGGCCTTCCGCGGCTTGCGGCATCGGCGCCGGCCCCGTCTGCACAGCAGGACCGTGAGATCCTGCAGCTCGCGCTGCTGCTCGAACACGTCCAGGAGGGCTTCTACGCCGAGGCACTGGCCCGCCTGCCGTTGCAGGGCGAGCTGCGCCAGTTCGCGCGCGTCGTCCACGGTCACGAGCAGGCGCACATCGACGCGATCGAGGCCGCGCTCGGCGGCGCCGGCAGACCCGCGCCCGCGCTCGACCTCGAACAGGCGACGGCCGACGTCGACAGCTTCCGCGCGACCGCGGCGGTGCTCGAGGACCTCGTCGTCGGCGCCTACAACGGCCAAGCGACGAATTTGACGCCCGCTGCGCTGGGGGACGTCGCGCGGATCGCCTCGGTCGAGGCGCGCCACGCCGGCTGGGCGCGCGCGATCGCCGGCGAGGTCCCGGCGCCGGACGCCGTCGACCCGCTGCCCGACGACGAGCGCGTGCGTGCCGAGCTCGAGCGGACCGGTCTGCTCAAGGACTCGCCGTGA
- a CDS encoding ferritin-like domain-containing protein, with translation MTSLDGLLPFDRDGALAETCTRAQLLRGAAAVGGAAALGAAGSPARAAESPGGDVAILNYALTLEELQAAFYSEAEQAGALDGALARQATVVGGHERAHVTALRSVLARRAIAKPAFDFGGVTERPEQFRATAVAFEDLAVAVYKDQAPRIASREYLAAAIAIASVEARHAAWIRRLAGRLPAADAFDEPLPRAEALRLVRSTGFIAERPRTEGRRRPRFTG, from the coding sequence GTGACGTCGCTCGATGGCCTGCTCCCGTTCGACCGCGACGGCGCGCTCGCCGAGACCTGCACGCGCGCGCAGCTGCTGCGCGGCGCGGCCGCCGTCGGCGGCGCCGCCGCGCTCGGCGCCGCCGGCTCGCCGGCGAGGGCGGCGGAGTCCCCCGGAGGTGACGTCGCGATCCTCAACTACGCGCTGACGCTCGAGGAGCTGCAGGCCGCCTTCTACAGCGAGGCGGAGCAGGCGGGCGCGCTCGACGGCGCGCTCGCGCGACAGGCGACGGTCGTCGGCGGGCACGAGCGCGCGCATGTGACCGCCCTGCGCAGCGTGCTCGCGCGGCGTGCGATCGCCAAGCCGGCGTTCGACTTCGGCGGTGTGACCGAGCGGCCGGAGCAGTTCCGCGCGACGGCAGTCGCGTTCGAGGATCTCGCGGTCGCGGTCTACAAGGACCAGGCCCCGCGCATCGCCAGTCGCGAGTATCTCGCCGCCGCGATCGCGATCGCGTCCGTCGAGGCGCGCCACGCCGCGTGGATCCGGCGGCTCGCCGGCAGACTGCCGGCGGCCGACGCGTTCGACGAGCCGCTGCCGAGAGCGGAGGCGCTGCGGCTCGTCAGATCGACCGGCTTCATCGCCGAGCGGCCACGGACCGAGGGGAGACGCAGGCCACGCTTCACCGGCTGA
- a CDS encoding L,D-transpeptidase, translating to MRWAPVVRAAVARAAPRHGAGPIQRVPSRTPERTRNLVLVLGRSQPTADGVWVRARLPGVRGRAGWLPRRALGGYTLVRTRLVVDRRRLRATLYRGARRVFSAPVAIGRPAAPTPAGRFYVRDKLTRYRSATYGPLAFGTSARSPGVSDWPAGGFVGIHGTDRPELVPGRVSHGCIRLRNVDVVRLGRVLAVGTPLRIR from the coding sequence GTGCGCTGGGCGCCGGTCGTGCGGGCGGCGGTCGCGCGGGCGGCGCCGCGGCACGGCGCGGGACCGATCCAGCGCGTGCCGTCGAGGACGCCGGAGCGAACGCGCAACCTCGTGCTCGTGCTCGGCCGCTCGCAGCCGACCGCCGACGGCGTCTGGGTGCGCGCACGGCTCCCCGGCGTCCGTGGCCGGGCCGGATGGCTGCCACGCCGCGCGCTCGGCGGCTACACGCTCGTGCGCACGCGCCTCGTCGTCGACCGCCGGCGCCTGCGCGCGACGCTCTACCGCGGTGCGCGGCGCGTCTTCTCGGCGCCGGTCGCGATCGGCCGTCCCGCCGCGCCGACGCCCGCCGGTCGCTTCTACGTGCGCGACAAGCTGACGCGCTATCGCAGCGCGACGTACGGACCGCTCGCGTTCGGCACCAGCGCGCGCTCACCCGGCGTGAGCGACTGGCCGGCTGGGGGCTTCGTCGGCATCCACGGCACCGATCGCCCCGAGCTCGTGCCCGGCCGGGTGTCGCACGGCTGCATCCGCCTGCGCAACGTCGACGTCGTGCGGCTCGGCCGGGTGCTTGCGGTCGGGACGCCGTTGAGGATCCGCTGA
- a CDS encoding TetR/AcrR family transcriptional regulator yields MSQRTVEDDALLDAARACVLAVGVRRTTVTDVARRAAVSRMTLYRRFPDVTSLIQALMTREFSAIIGEVDAQAGQLPTARERLVEGAVGGADRLTRNPLFLRIVDVDPELLLPYVTTRLGSFQHAVVSAFEERVREGVEDGSIAAADPAIVARSIELALRGFVLQTLAEGAEAAREPELTELRRLLDRYLAP; encoded by the coding sequence GTGTCACAACGCACGGTTGAGGACGATGCCCTGCTCGACGCGGCGCGCGCATGCGTGCTGGCGGTCGGCGTACGCCGCACGACGGTGACGGACGTCGCGCGCCGCGCGGCCGTCAGCCGGATGACGCTCTACCGCCGCTTCCCGGACGTGACGTCGCTGATCCAGGCACTGATGACGCGCGAGTTCTCGGCGATCATCGGCGAGGTCGACGCGCAGGCCGGGCAGCTGCCGACCGCGCGCGAGCGGCTCGTCGAAGGCGCCGTCGGCGGCGCCGACCGGCTCACGCGCAACCCGCTCTTCCTGCGCATCGTCGACGTCGACCCCGAGCTGCTGCTGCCGTACGTCACGACGCGCCTGGGCAGCTTCCAGCACGCCGTCGTCAGCGCCTTCGAGGAGCGCGTGCGCGAGGGCGTCGAGGACGGCTCGATCGCCGCCGCCGACCCGGCGATCGTCGCCCGCTCGATCGAGCTGGCGCTGCGCGGCTTCGTGCTGCAGACGCTCGCCGAGGGCGCAGAGGCCGCCCGCGAGCCGGAGCTGACGGAGCTGCGCCGGCTGCTCGACCGCTACCTGGCGCCATGA
- a CDS encoding DNA polymerase III subunit, producing MADLPGTEHHPNARATLGAALAPGGRPSHAYLFHGPSGSGKRVAARAFASALLAEGSADPDSARTRVEHGTHPDLTWVTPSGAHEMLVGDIEEPVVAAAAMTPFESARRVFVIERADTLIDQAANKMLKTLEEPAPFVHLVLLTDRLAEVLPTIRSRCQLVRFDALTDEQLAERVGRHGVAPEQARAVARLALGDGARALELALGDGPALRAGGERFARAALAGEVGGSRPWTELLAVKRRRGEEAVAELEAKLADELEVVSRRERKRLENEYAERIRRTRRRVETGALDLGLQLSSLWLRDAACVAWGTPELVHHTDRTDVLAQDADGRDPQRLRAGVELIEETRRRLRSNVTEELALEALAYRLEALLSQR from the coding sequence ATGGCCGACCTGCCCGGAACCGAGCACCACCCGAACGCGCGCGCGACGCTCGGTGCGGCGCTGGCGCCCGGCGGGCGCCCGTCGCACGCGTACCTCTTCCACGGGCCGTCAGGCAGCGGCAAGCGCGTCGCCGCGCGCGCCTTCGCCTCCGCGCTGCTGGCGGAGGGGTCGGCCGACCCCGACAGCGCGCGCACGCGCGTCGAGCACGGCACGCACCCAGACCTGACGTGGGTGACGCCGAGCGGCGCGCACGAGATGCTCGTCGGCGACATCGAGGAGCCGGTCGTCGCCGCCGCGGCGATGACGCCGTTCGAATCGGCGCGGCGGGTGTTCGTGATCGAGCGCGCCGACACGCTGATCGACCAGGCCGCCAACAAGATGCTCAAGACGCTGGAGGAGCCGGCGCCGTTCGTCCACCTCGTGCTGTTGACCGACCGGCTCGCCGAGGTCCTGCCGACGATCCGCTCGCGCTGCCAGCTGGTGCGGTTCGACGCGCTCACCGACGAGCAGCTCGCCGAGCGCGTCGGCCGCCACGGCGTCGCGCCCGAGCAGGCGCGCGCGGTCGCGCGGCTTGCGCTCGGCGACGGCGCCCGCGCACTGGAGCTGGCGCTCGGCGACGGGCCGGCGCTGCGGGCGGGCGGCGAGCGCTTCGCGCGCGCGGCGCTGGCGGGCGAGGTCGGCGGCAGCAGACCGTGGACCGAGCTGCTGGCGGTCAAGAGACGCCGCGGCGAGGAGGCGGTCGCGGAGCTGGAGGCGAAGCTCGCCGACGAGCTGGAGGTCGTCTCCAGAAGAGAGCGCAAGCGGCTGGAGAACGAGTACGCCGAGCGGATCCGGCGCACGAGACGGCGCGTCGAGACGGGCGCGCTCGACCTCGGGCTGCAGCTCTCGTCGCTGTGGCTGCGCGACGCTGCCTGCGTCGCGTGGGGCACGCCTGAGCTGGTCCACCACACCGACCGCACGGACGTGCTCGCGCAGGACGCTGACGGGCGCGACCCGCAGCGGCTTCGCGCCGGCGTCGAGCTGATCGAGGAGACACGCCGGCGGCTCAGAAGCAACGTCACCGAGGAGCTCGCGCTCGAAGCGCTGGCGTACCGGCTGGAAGCGCTGCTGAGCCAGCGCTAG
- a CDS encoding SDR family oxidoreductase produces MASPQRPISGQVVLVTGAARGIGAGAARALAARGAKVALVGLEPAELEQVAAQCGPDAAWFEADVTDPEAIAAAVEGAVARFGGIDVVIANAGIATGGTVAAIDPAAWERVVEVNLFGSWRTVRAALPHVIARHGYVLQIASFAAVAHAPFMSAYSASKAGVEAFANSLRTEVAHHGVDVGVAYFSWIDTDMVRGADARTEFGGMRKKIAGPFGKTSTLEQCVDGVVDGIEKRRRWITVPAWVRAMILIRGPLAVAVDRLGRGEVPEVEERMDAAIAREGAAAVTAPVGAGGAADNAARSGRTAAP; encoded by the coding sequence ATGGCTTCCCCACAGCGCCCCATCTCAGGTCAGGTCGTCCTCGTCACCGGCGCCGCCCGCGGCATCGGCGCCGGCGCCGCCCGCGCGCTGGCGGCACGTGGCGCGAAGGTCGCGCTCGTCGGGCTGGAGCCCGCCGAGCTGGAGCAGGTCGCCGCGCAGTGCGGTCCCGACGCCGCCTGGTTCGAGGCCGACGTGACCGACCCCGAGGCGATCGCTGCGGCGGTCGAGGGCGCGGTCGCGCGCTTCGGCGGGATCGACGTCGTGATCGCCAACGCCGGCATCGCGACCGGCGGCACCGTCGCGGCGATCGACCCGGCGGCGTGGGAGCGCGTCGTCGAGGTCAACCTGTTCGGCAGCTGGCGCACCGTCCGCGCGGCGCTCCCGCACGTGATCGCGCGGCACGGCTACGTGCTGCAGATCGCGTCGTTCGCCGCCGTCGCGCACGCGCCGTTCATGTCCGCCTACTCGGCCAGCAAGGCCGGCGTCGAGGCGTTCGCGAACTCGCTCCGGACCGAGGTCGCCCACCACGGCGTGGACGTCGGCGTCGCCTACTTCTCGTGGATCGACACCGACATGGTGCGCGGCGCCGACGCGCGCACGGAGTTCGGCGGCATGCGCAAGAAGATCGCCGGCCCGTTCGGCAAGACCTCGACGCTGGAGCAGTGCGTCGACGGCGTCGTCGACGGGATCGAGAAGCGCCGCCGTTGGATCACCGTGCCCGCGTGGGTGCGAGCGATGATCCTGATCCGCGGGCCGCTGGCGGTCGCCGTCGACCGGCTCGGACGCGGAGAGGTGCCGGAGGTCGAGGAGAGAATGGACGCCGCGATCGCCCGCGAGGGCGCCGCCGCGGTGACCGCCCCGGTCGGCGCCGGCGGCGCCGCCGACAACGCCGCGCGATCGGGGCGCACCGCCGCTCCATAA
- a CDS encoding OmpA family protein: MADERPPTPSRKLVDGVVEGATKTLVALLSAASTVGFVAFAGAALTWLRFWTARLPADQAISHVPRSELIATGATALFLFAVLGVLATAAVYAIDTNGSATAQMRRGLILVLTAETLVAIWFVDELDDAKHVAAAIAVALLGALGAAIATYPTDANGNVLPTNQWRRHRWRTKLVADRDVPGGGHALDPTPTGMLLAAAFAIVAAALCFTVARYLAAVFLAAALFAVLAYGIARATQRFWPYGLAVFFSVALFGVVLQAGRLFAVPEAIPVAIVRTADGPGEGLTGLFVADDADGVWFATVARECSDGASGDGVEDDSGRLFHVPDRAVREYATGATMSVGAAASAAVGLLHELTAMQPSPSVSPLAGAVRRPPSADPPPAQRDDAACEPPRIERSVPSRPLPGRRVMLTGRGFGARPDRVEVDGRAVRSVSYWTPTRIVFQLPGDLPDGGTVVVRRGTAASRGYPLNPRMTGTGAAAVPDERDAVMDGAVCDARAGSTVDLDSGALFAYDSVQLRPGAIELVEGLCERRLLEGAATLLVVGYTDATGPAAYNRVLSRRQAARVRDVLLGEAVTRPRTVVVRGLGEARPRTDGADNRIRIVVRPAPRGATEAGAR; encoded by the coding sequence ATGGCCGACGAGAGACCTCCGACCCCGAGCAGAAAGCTCGTCGACGGCGTCGTCGAGGGCGCGACGAAGACGCTCGTCGCGCTGCTCAGCGCCGCCTCGACCGTCGGCTTCGTCGCGTTCGCCGGCGCGGCGCTGACATGGCTGCGCTTCTGGACCGCCAGACTGCCGGCCGACCAGGCGATCAGCCACGTGCCGCGCAGCGAGCTGATCGCGACCGGTGCGACGGCGCTGTTCCTCTTCGCCGTCCTCGGCGTGCTCGCGACGGCCGCCGTCTACGCGATCGACACGAACGGGAGCGCGACCGCGCAGATGCGCCGCGGCCTGATCCTCGTGCTGACCGCCGAGACGCTCGTCGCGATCTGGTTCGTCGACGAGCTGGACGACGCCAAGCACGTTGCCGCGGCGATCGCCGTCGCGCTGCTCGGCGCACTCGGCGCAGCGATCGCGACGTATCCGACCGACGCGAACGGGAACGTGCTGCCGACGAACCAGTGGAGACGGCACCGCTGGCGCACGAAGCTCGTCGCCGACCGCGACGTCCCCGGCGGCGGCCACGCGCTCGACCCGACCCCAACGGGCATGCTGCTCGCCGCCGCCTTCGCGATCGTCGCCGCCGCCCTCTGCTTCACGGTCGCCCGGTACCTGGCGGCGGTGTTCCTCGCGGCCGCGCTGTTCGCCGTGCTGGCGTACGGGATCGCGAGAGCGACGCAGCGCTTCTGGCCGTACGGCCTCGCCGTCTTCTTCTCGGTCGCGCTGTTCGGGGTCGTGCTCCAGGCCGGGCGGCTGTTCGCCGTCCCGGAGGCGATCCCGGTCGCGATCGTGCGCACCGCCGACGGCCCCGGCGAAGGGCTCACCGGGCTGTTCGTCGCCGACGACGCCGACGGCGTCTGGTTCGCGACGGTCGCGCGCGAGTGCTCCGACGGCGCCTCCGGCGACGGCGTCGAAGACGACAGCGGCCGTCTGTTCCACGTGCCCGACAGAGCGGTGCGCGAGTACGCCACGGGCGCGACGATGAGCGTCGGCGCCGCGGCGAGCGCGGCGGTCGGCCTGCTGCACGAGCTGACCGCGATGCAGCCGTCGCCGTCCGTCTCGCCGCTCGCCGGCGCCGTCCGCCGGCCGCCGTCGGCCGACCCGCCGCCTGCCCAGCGCGATGACGCCGCGTGCGAGCCGCCGCGGATCGAGCGGTCGGTCCCGTCGCGGCCGCTGCCCGGCCGGCGCGTGATGCTCACCGGGCGCGGCTTCGGCGCGCGCCCGGACCGCGTCGAGGTCGACGGCAGAGCGGTCCGCAGCGTCTCCTACTGGACGCCGACGCGGATCGTCTTCCAGCTGCCGGGCGACCTGCCTGACGGCGGGACGGTCGTCGTGCGGCGCGGCACGGCAGCGAGCCGCGGCTACCCGCTGAACCCGCGCATGACGGGGACCGGCGCCGCCGCCGTCCCGGACGAGCGCGACGCGGTCATGGACGGCGCCGTCTGCGACGCGAGAGCGGGGAGCACGGTCGACCTCGACAGCGGCGCGCTGTTCGCGTACGACTCCGTCCAGCTCCGGCCGGGCGCGATCGAGCTGGTCGAGGGGCTGTGCGAGCGGCGCCTGCTGGAGGGTGCGGCGACGCTGCTCGTCGTCGGCTACACCGACGCGACGGGACCGGCCGCCTACAACCGCGTGCTGTCGCGCCGCCAGGCCGCGCGCGTCCGCGACGTGCTGCTCGGCGAGGCCGTCACCCGGCCGAGAACGGTCGTCGTGCGCGGCCTCGGCGAGGCGCGGCCGCGCACCGACGGCGCGGACAACCGCATCCGCATCGTCGTCCGGCCCGCGCCGAGGGGGGCGACGGAGGCCGGCGCCCGCTAG